One Gossypium hirsutum isolate 1008001.06 chromosome A08, Gossypium_hirsutum_v2.1, whole genome shotgun sequence genomic window, tttattctgaTTAAAATGTTGGTTTAACATAATCTGGTACTTCAGCACGTGGTGGTGGGTTTGTATCATCATGCAAACGAATCCACACTTAGGGAACACGTGTTGACCTTAGAACAAGATACGTGTTGGTATGTATGGGAACCTACCTATTACGTCACATTTAAGAATCGTgccatataaatatgaaaattagcTTCCATGAGAGATAGATTCACAAAAACACTCAACAAACTTATATAATTAGACTATCTAACCAACTACTTGTTAATTCGAACGATTGAATTAATTTTACAcgaaccaaaattttttaatataaattacaacatttggtgcatgtatatttattttttgaattactatatataatttctttgaaacaaataaaataaaatattgattattTATATCCGAATAATGCATTAACTAAGCTTAAAATAAAGACATTTGTTACCTACCAGAAGCTTTAACCAATTTTGTTTAATTGGTTAAAAAGGCATATATTCTCGCATAATCCCAATCGTCAAGACATGTTTGTAGCCAAGGGGGCAAATCCATGACGTGAATGCCCAACGGCCCAAATATTGTTTTATAAGTATAGtaaataattgttaaatatagGCCTAATCTTTTATAAGTAGtaaataattgatttaaaaatcAAACAACCTTATAGATATTTTTTAAATCAAGGTTTGTATTCGACACACTGAATAAACCAAGTTAAGACGCATCATTAATTAATGaatgaataaaaattataaaaaaaacaaataaaattattatatttttttaacaagtgATTTACTAACAATATAAGGATTTAAGCACTAAATAAAGATTATTAAATTATCCacataaacaaattttaattattaaaatgtacAAGTTTGTTAACAATACTATTTATTACAACACAAAATATAAGAGTGGCGGTTCATGCTACGAGGGTGAAAAGAGCCAATATAGATTATGAGGAGTCTTGACATATTAAAGTTGCTTGCCCTTCTTTTACCTTGGTGACAGATATTTGTCGGGAAGAGGGGATGAGGATTCTTTAAGAATAATGTTCGAGTAATGtttaaaaattgtgaaattacgcGTAGTTAAATTCTTGTGGTGATTAattattctaataaaaattttaaaatttaaaatagaaaaactaatttcaaaaatctaaaaaGTGCATACCACATAGATTGTgattaaattaaagctttaaattatatatttgtgTTTAATGTAATCCGAAGaagttataaattaaaaagaaaatgttacgAGTTGAAATCATAGTGGGGGACACGGGAACGCACGTGCCTAGATTATGGAAATTCACGTGGGATGATGACCCCTGTGCAAAGTCATGCACCTTTACACATTGCTAAGCTTCTTATCTGATTAAAATGTGGcccaaaaagaagaagaagaaaaaaaaagacagcTTAAATTTTGGTGGTGCTTACTGGCTGCTTaccaccaaaaataataataataataaaatcctGAAATTTGAAAATGATAGTTTAATATTTTAAGGAGAATGAAACACACATAATCTAAAAAGGAAAACAATGTAGTATTGaatacataatattttaaaagaatccGAGGAAAATGGGTAAAAGAAGGTATATTATGTGCCAATTCCAACGGTCCATGTCAGAAGAAGAACATGTGCTAATCACATCGCtttactaaattatataaaaaaaaagctcTAGCTGGCCATTGAATCCCTCTCTGTAATCCACATTGAGAATGATGATAtctaataatttcacaaattcaaaCCCATTCATCCACATGCCTTCCTACCACCTTTGCTATTTCACACTTAAGTCAATATTGTTTTGTTCACATACTTTACAACTTAATTTATTCATATTCATCTAATCATCCTTGAATCGAATGTTGATTAAATTGCctatgatcaaaattaattattttaaatttaatatagcatTAAGAAATTAGGGTGAGCAGTGGTACTTAAAGACTTTCCTGTTTACTGGAACAAGTAATGTttctaatttctatattttgaaaTCCCCGCGGCTGATCATCGATCAAGAACCAGCTCATTCCAATAACATCAGCCATTCATGTTATATATACACTAACATTGTTGATATTTGGCGGAAGTGAGTCAGTGAGTGGAGGAGAGTTtgaattcaattttctttttttatcattacaaattaatttgatttaaaatttcatatatcaaaatacattttttagacataaaaaataaattaaaattaaaatttattaatattataatatacgaaatattaattttaaatgcttttaagaaattaatacaaattatttgtaagatttaattttaatatataaatcatattttaaatactaaaatcacatataaattaaattaataaaattttgataagtAATGAGATAAGTGACTCAAATGTACAAAGTATCATTACTTTTTTGAGCCTTTGTTATTATTACCACAAtactatgttattattatttttgaaattaataaatatttgacttagATTAACTCATtgttattataaacaaatattttgaagcctctgtaaaatttaatttggatagataaattatatttataatttattgttaatataaattggggttaaatttataattttgatacCTCGCTCACTGCTCTTTTGAAACTTTAATTATTGTGGTTATTAATTGTATAACAGGataacagtaaaaaaaaaaatggtaGAAAGTAATCATGGCATTAAAGTAAATGACTAAATGAtgggaaataaaaatattagtattaaTCTACAATTCAAACATAGTAGAGGAGTAAAACCAGAATTGAAAGATGTGACGTATGATTGTGGCAGAAGACTGAAGggatttttgtattatttatggCATCTGATATTGAACTGCGAATCTAGGGGAAAAAGAAAGGGTCTTTTTGTAACTTTGGGATTCTGAATTTGCCTTTTTCACGAAACTGGTTCTCAACTCAACTGTGTTGTACGAGAAAAACCAAATGAGTAAAATGACACGAGCAATGAATACATTGTGGTTGGAAATGTTGGAGTCGCAGGTATAGATGCTAAAATTCTTATAAGGCCATTTATTTTAAAGTGGGTCAGATTTTGGAAGGTTTATGaaattcttcttcttcattttaaaaatcttttttattaattaataaaaaaatatttttatatttttgaattatggTTTTttcgttttataattatttataacacacatatttatttaatcttgtaataatatttaaaatatcccAACATTGGGAAGCTGTTGAACAAAATGAGTTTTGAGGGTAGGACCGGAAATAGAGGAGGAGAAAGAAACCTCGTTAATTACAGGTGAGAAGGTTAGAAGCCCATCAATGAGGCTAAATTGGGCTGCTTTAGTAATTTTACTTTTCTTCACTTcccatttctttctcttcttcctttttaACAAATGGAttgcatatttttttttaattcataattaaatttaaataaaatcattttttaaaactgAAAAACAAGCCTTTTGGGCTAATCAAGATAGCTTGGGCTCAGgcctcaaaattattttaaaattagatttcatCCCAACTCCACTTATTAACACTTTTAAATTTGgatattactatttgaattaattaattactacattttttaaataaaaaaatttaagaggaAAATTAAGTAATCAATTTAGATATTTAAATctgttatttaaaaatataaatattaatctttaaatttatgtCCAACCATTAATATCTAAAACTATTTCAAATAAGATgcaaacaataattaaaatatttatatataaaagaaagtaAATTAAATATTCATGAATATTCGAATAAATACCACACAATACTAaacgtaattaaaataaaaatttgaaagtgGTAAATTTACATAGCTTAATGAAAAcaagttttctctttctttcttttttgccaAGCTTAATAAATAGACTGAAgttcaatattttaaatatatttatattctaaTATTTTTAACCTAAACATATATTTCATGTCCGTTTGAGAGATTCATGATTACTTTTTTCAGTAAAATTACCTCTAAAGTTTGAACCTAAatttttatcttgaaaataaaatatgttttaccAATACACCTAACCActtatttatcaaatttaatttaaataataataataataataatattattactataaagtaaaatcaactaaattaaaataaaataaagtcatctTTTGTGCCCATTGTAATTTATTGGCCAAACGCAAAAGCTTCCCCTGTAATAATTTGAACATAATTTGCACAAAGAAGTAAAAAACCCCTAACCAATTAACATTATAAATTCTTCCCACTATTACCATGCATTTGCATTCTtcacaaattaaattaatatttgatgcATTAAAAGATatgcatttttattaaaaatataataattttatttattttaaattacacATTGGTTTATTGATAATGTGATTAGATGAATATAAACTACAGCATTAACCTATAATATTAATTAGgtttttaaaactaaaacaacCGCTAAGGCATTATGTATTCCTAAAGAGGTGACTTGGGTTTGACttttcaagataaatattagTAGGCTTAATCAGCATGAATCCCATAAAAATGACTCCAAAAAACCTAAAACAACCAATGTGGGATTTTAAACTCTCTCTCAACCTTCTTCTCCTTTATAGTATCCAAGCTGGGTTTCCATCCCTTGCCTGAAAATTGCCTATTCAAATACACCGGCGGATTTTCCCAACTCTCTGGAAACAACTCCGTCAAATATCCACTCTCCTCCGGCCTCTCACCGCCGGCACTTTCCTTCTTCTGCAACTGCAACTTTTGTCCCATCCCTTCGAGTACACGATAATCCGCAGTGCAAATCCTCGCAAACAAAGGAACACACTTCGGGGACGACGATAAGATCGACTTTGATCTCGACACCGAATTCGCGCTCGACAGTACACGACAAGCTTCCTCCGACGACAACGCGATCGGCTGCCCACGTTTCATAGGTAGCATTATGTAAAGCTTTTTTACGTCGAGTTTATGGTCCGCCGGCAATGGGATTAGCCTCTTTTGATGAACTCCAGCGTTGAACTCCACGACCACTTGCTGCGGATGCTCCACCATCAGCTCTGCAGCTTCCACGATCCCGCCGAACTCCTGAACCGTGCCGTCCCAGAGAATTACTTTCCCTGTAGAATCAGATGGAAAGCATGTGGCAGTGCTAATATAGTTACCCATGATAGGATAGTTATATGAAAGAAAAGGGATTTTCAGTCATATGAATTGAAAGGAGTTTAATTATGAAAGCATTTTATGTAGGAACTTGGAGAGGGGTCTTCAAGTTGTAGGATTTGTTAGTTAAACTGCTACAAATATTGTGAATGATTTTGTGGTGGACTTTATTAGTATCATGAAAACTAGGGTCGTTGGCTTTTAGGCCATTTTCATCAACATCAGTCATCATCTGATGGATTAATCCAACGGTGGTAAATGCCATAGACATGTGGGGCCTCCGGTGTAGGTTCTACTGCACCTTGCTTGATCAAAAATGAAGTCAAACAAATGGTTGAACCATAACTGTTTTGGCCAatttaatgctttatgttaggtcAATTTctagtttatatataaattaataaatatttacatttgtatatatatacatatataagagattgaaatttggttaaattttgctattagaaTTGTATTTGTGTAAGTTATGGATTTAGTTTATGTATTTTAATATGATCAATTTTTATctttatacttttcgaattttaaaattagtattGACCAAATAGTAGCAGCTAaatctatttggttaaattatactGTTAGTCATTTATTATGCGTACAGTTATAGATTTAATTTATGTTCTCGAAATGTATCATTCTTAGttgctatatttttttaattttaaaattttagtcctaatgCAAACGACAATCgttaaatctattaactaaattttcatgagtaatatatgaaaataacaagctaACATAACATTATACATGCGATAATATATTTAAcgcatcaaattttgaaaataacataatttaacttaatgaattaaATAGTTACCATTGctcatgaataaaatttttaaattctaaaagtaTAAGAactgaaaatgaccaaattaaagtatagatgttaaatccacaacttatgtAAAGTGCAAGTTCTAATAGAAGAATTTGACCTAGAAATTTAAACCTAGATAATTTATCATTCCACTTGTGATTCAAGCAACTAGTAAATTCTAATTTTAGTtctaaattagggtttagttcAAGGGCATGTAAAGAGTTTGGCTCTCTCTCAAAATAATAAATCTATCATTTAATaccttcaaaatttataaaaatataaattaatataatgttaaaatcatACTTTGacataaaaaatcaataattcaTTTATGGGTCCCAATTCAGTTTTATGGCATTGTCCTTGAGTCCATATACCTTAATTTAAAATAGTTTGATCTCTCTACTTTTGCAATATCATTTTTTAATACAAATAGTTAACATAATTACTTATTCTAGTTAAAATGCTAGGGTGAACTTTTTCTTAAAAGCACCATTaccaacaaaataaaatttatgcctACATGTTGGGTTTAGAAAAGTGTTTTAAAGAAAAAGGCTACATCAACATTATAAGTGAAATGGATtgactaataacattataatagtATAATACATGTTAACTAGTTAGGTGAACAAGGGAAGAAGGTGGATGCAGAATAAAGGAGAGGAGGATGAAGGTTGGGAAGTGATCTTTGTTTTTCAGAGAAAGTGTGGAGATCAGGAAGGAGTGTTTTTATGTGAGTCTATGTGACATGTTTGCATGGCTCTTTTATAGTGGGGGACAAATCTGGATATGTGTCCTAATGTCACTGACATGGGAATCTACTTTGGTGCCCTTGGCAGTGACGATGGCGTAACATCCTAGGATGAGATGTCTTAAGGAGATTGACACTCAATTACTTTAGTCCTCTACGTGGTCCCTACATAGTCTTATTAGAAACGCTTTATTTTATAGTTCACCAAGTCGAGGTTCACAAACTAGTTCTGGGAGTTGGTCCACAATTTTGCTGGTCTCATTAGGAGACACGTGTCAAGCTTCTTTATGGGTATGCTATGAGGTTAGCGAGTTATACTGCAAGGGTCCGAAATGTAAtgacctaattttcagtggtactAGGAAATGCAATTTCGGAACCCTATTTTTATAAACCGAGcccgtaaatataaaatatgaatatttacagagctaatatagaaatatattgaaATATCCCAATGAATGTTGGGTCTCAAAAGAGGTGgtaatttcaaaaattccttGGTCCTTTATTTGGCTCAAAATTTGTGTTTAGAGTTGCTGTTAAATTGTGGCAGGATTAGAACTTATTATGATGACCCATTTGTTGTCCTCACTGACTTTGATGATAACCTCTATCCGTTTTCACTTGTCCTTGGTAACCTCGAGAGTCACTAGAATGATAACATTATTGCCCCCCGAGTATGAATGTTGGGATTGAGCTCTCCCAACTCAATCATGTAATGAGGTTTTACCTCTTTAAGAATTGTGGAGGTCTTTTAAGCTTCGCGTACTAGTTTGTTGCACTTGCACCTTAGTTTTCTTTGACTCATCACACTCAGAAAATGCATGAGCCTTTATTGGGAAATGTGCCAAtgttgtagtaaacatgtaattgttttctatttatttgaacgatggataaataaattttacatttcacatttcactattatgtcttctgtatttctgtctttcatgttttgcatgcatagtgaaattgtgacaagcaaatattagctcattgattgtctaagttcaaattgatgataaatggcATTGTATGAAcatttacattgcaagaaagacaacttactccaatagataatctaaacgagtctgtaatcccgtaaaagaattaaaatgaacatttaattcaaatcttgagaaggattattatgtcatctacaaatCCAATTGAGGAGAGGGCTAGTCTTAGATATCGAAGTAGTTGACTCCACAGGTatagacatagatgtattcattggcagaatgacacattggattggacccaagctaaattaattctgaattcgtttatgaattaattcacttgtgacattcatggtgtgatttacctaaaaatttgagttagtcactgaccatgtatATGTAACTCATGtcctttgatataagtggaggcttatactctaaagatgatcgagccgatAGCTAGTATGTTGGATTCATGACTTGTGTATAGTAtaactttactagcaacagtggaattcataactcaattaaagagttaatgacatcctctcattggcattgtgtggattgataaatatggaatgtggccacGGGTTGCTAGTTCtagaacgagcaatttatcacaaccatttgttgacagtgatcatattaatcattaagaagacacaatggtgacaataagataaaataggatagtattgagtgaacggatttaactcaaaggagtcaaggatatcatatgagggtaacacacatataacgaggtcattggacaaagcagctAGATGGATTGCTTTCgtaaatagtatacaataaggagttttcaatcatgataaTTCTTGTGCACtgacttaatgattaagtaattgcaaattattAGAATGATGCTTCtgaacataattgcaattactaaggcctaattgtatatgtccgattggtccctccgctagctcaacaaaaactctatcgaactgcatttgaattagaagtaaattctatgactttggaaataatttaattgagtcgaagAGTTTATCCTAGATGAAttgaaaaaatacaattttaattaagtgtttattactttagatatcacaaccaagttctcattttggaattttttttaaaactctagttttttcctaaatttattttttgctgcatttttcaaaccaaattttCCATCAGCCTTATCATATAATGCTAACAAGTAGGATGAGGGTTTACCAATTAAATTATTCTTCAAAAATTGATGAGATTTTCCAGACATGAAAGCTTGAACAACAAATTAATTCTTTAGGAACGTATTTTGTGACCATGCTTGCTATGTTGAACCTTTTCACAAAATCTCTTAAAGGCTCATCCTcatattgttggaaaatatgaacatcatatatataataagggtaattacgtattattatttattatcataataggttagcccaatttaaaagtgatctaatttggttaaagtttattgggctttaattattaaataaagtataggTTGAATAtatgtagatactctagtaactaatttctaattaatgataaGCTGATTAGGAATTAGGGCTAATGtgtcaaagttatatatattagggttttggtccccaaattacacaaCAAGAAAACCTTAAACACAAACTTAAATCTTGAACCTCAAACTTAGAGTTCGTGTTTAAGGTTTGGGGTTTAGAGTTCAAGATTCGAGTTTAAAATTAAGGATTCATGATTTGAGGTTTAAGGTTTGAGGTTCAGGGTAATACTTGATGGTAAGTAAGTATGTATATGAACTTAAcagtttgttttgtttttgttagcTGCAAGGGAAGTTGCAGGCTGAGTCAATACATACATAGAGAGATGCGCCATGAAGAACTGATAATCATTGCCTATgaacgaaataataataaaaggccTTAAATTACATTTAgtctaaatgaaaaaaaacataatttagcTGCTGCtgtatttttagttttatatttgcTCAGATAgtataaaaaaagtaataatacaactacatctcaactttttatatgtttttctttATACCATGCCTACTTCTATTTATAATCTATCTCAATTCCAGTTCttagaatagaaaaagaaatgcatttaatcacatttaaatACCCGTCCATCTAATTTTTCCAATCAAAATAGTGCTAATTGATCTAAACCTTAATAGACatctatttgattttttttaagtattctTAGTCTTCTGTTAAAATTATCAACATGAACTGATCACCAATCAATAAAAAGTTAATCAATATGAATATCAATGTGACTGCGGCATCCTTGCGACCAAGCGTGAGTGATTAATGACTTTATCCTTAGAAATGCGTTCATATTTGGGGTTTATGATTGCCCTTTCTAATAATATTGTTTCAAAGGTTCAAATTCACATTATCTCATTGGAAGTACAATGTGTGTTACCACTGCACCcaatacttattattttcatattaactatatgattgaaaaaaataatgtaaaaattataGTCATTAGAAGctatatattgataatttataGATCTATAAATCTAATTATGCCAAAAAGAAGATTCAGATAACTATTCCATTGACTTGTCATACACGGTATATATATTTGTCTGAAATAAATATTTAGGGAATCTTTATATTAAAGgataaattctaatttaatttgttttaaaataaacaaagtaatttaattgaaaatatagcGATAAATTTATTTCAGTTGATAAATggctaatttagtccctatcaaaATAAATAAGAGAATTCATTTTAGGATTGTTGGACGAATTCTAAAAAAAAGACATTAAAGGATTTGACACAATCAGTTGACAATAAttccattaatttttaaaatgaatcgaaaactttaaatatgattttaatgaCAATTAATTAAAAGCATTTTCCATGTAGTTTGGCATGACAAGTCCATTTCACCTCAATTTGATTGCTTACAGAAATATCCTCTTAAATTtacattcaatcaaattttgACAGAGCAGCTTGGCATGACAATCTCCTACACAAAGTCTATATAAACCCTATCTGATGCAATGCAAAACAATCATCAACAAATCTATATATCTTAAATggaatcaaatatatacataatggAGGAGAAATCAATGGTGTTGATGTTCTGTTTGGTGTTGGGAATCCTCGTTAGTCTCTCACATCAAGTTGTTACAGCATtcatcctgtaacaccccaaacccggcctagacgttatggccgaatctggcggcatcacatgagagtgtttttttAGAAAATCTTAGCAAGTTAAAAATCGTTCAGTTCATTATCGTTACTTAAGTCGTAAAATCTCCAATCCGATTATTAGGTGAACACATTTCATTATCGCGGAAGCTAAAACACCATTAATTCATTAATCAATAGCTTAATAGTTTAAAATCCcgaaataaacttaaaaatagttcaagttcaagacattttaatcccaaaaataaatatttagaataaagaAGACAAAATAGAATGTTACTCAAAAATCCATAAATGTCCAACAATGGTCACCATCGAGCCCTCCGCCACACTAATCCATCTACTGTTGAGGATTACCtgacttaaaataaataaaggggtgagttttaacaaactcagtgtgtacatccccacaaacaGTATGCATACAAACAGATAACAGAATACAGATATTCGGCCTTAGCCATACAGATATCGCAtgcagatcagatcagatatcaGAGAACAGAAatcatgcccaccaaccctgcacaccatttCCGTCCAAcctaacacaccatgtggggataaaatcgacccactcagccctacacaccaagtacgGGATAAAATCAActcatccagccctacacaccaactGGTACTGTAAAATAGTACATAACAGATATATGCAGCGT contains:
- the LOC107926884 gene encoding uncharacterized protein; translated protein: MGNYISTATCFPSDSTGKVILWDGTVQEFGGIVEAAELMVEHPQQVVVEFNAGVHQKRLIPLPADHKLDVKKLYIMLPMKRGQPIALSSEEACRVLSSANSVSRSKSILSSSPKCVPLFARICTADYRVLEGMGQKLQLQKKESAGGERPEESGYLTELFPESWENPPVYLNRQFSGKGWKPSLDTIKEKKVEREFKIPHWLF